In Bacillus marinisedimentorum, the genomic window GGGCTTTCGAAGGTTTCAGGCGGTGAGGGATTTAAAGCTTCCTTTCAGAAGTTTATCGATCGATACGGCATGAGGGGCGCGGGTGAAATCGATATATCTTCCCCGCGCTGGCGGGAAAAACCGACCCTGCTCGTCTCGGCGATTTTAGGTCATGTACGAACGCTGAAGCAGGGGGAACACAGGAAAAAGTTCAAGCAGGGTGAACAGGAGGCCCTGGCTTCAAAACAGGAAATTCTTCACCATGCCGGCCGATTAAAGGAAAAGCGGCTCAATCGCCTCATTGAAGTCTACCGCTATATGGGAGGGCTGCGGGAACATCACAAGCATTTGATCACGATTGTTTTTGATGAGTGTAAAACAGCTATTTTAGACGAAGCAGAGACACTTGTCCGGCAGGGGATCCTGCGTGAAACAGAAGATGTGTATTTCCTGACTCTCGATGAATTGATTTTGCTGTCAAAGGGTGAACTCAACAAGGATGTCACAGCACTTATTGAAGAACGGAAAGAGCAGCATGCGCGGAACGAGAGCTTAACCCAGCCGCGGGTAGTGACAAGTGAAGGGGAAATCTTAACAGGGGCCCCGCGGCAAGGGAAATTTCCTCCGGGGGCGCTGGTCGGGAGCCCTGTATCGGCCGGAGTGGCAGAAGGCCGGGCCCGGATTGTATCGAAGCCGGAAAATGCCCATCTGAATGAAGGTGAAATCCTTGTAGCACATCATACCGATCCGGGCTGGACCCCATTGTTTCAAACAGCTAAAGCACTCGTGACCGAAGCGGGCGGGCTGATGACACACGGTTCTGTCGTCGCCAGGGAATATGGCATGCCGGCGGTGGTCGGGCTGGATGAAGCGACGAAAAGAATCAAGGACGGGCAGCTGATCAGGGTGGATGGAGATTTGGGGATTGTGGAGATTATTTCTGAGGAAACAGAATAGGTGCCACTGGCATGGAGTATCAATGAAAAATCGACTGAATTTAATTTCTTGCTGAAAGCGGCAGAAAACCGGATAAGCATCTTGCCTGATGAGACCGGGCGGGGTGCTTTTTTATATTCCGGGGTAAAGTTGTTCCTTACATGTTTTACCGCCCTGAAAAACGGGGATTTCTCATTCGAAAACTTCAGGGGGAATTTCGATGGAACAACTGAGACTTTTATACATAATGCTATCTTCTTTTCTGATCACGTTCTTTTTTGCTGCTGCAGCCCATGCAGAAACAAACGGCACCGTCACGGTCTTATCCTTTGATGGCATGCGGGATGACCTTGTCGACCGCTATGTCTCTGACGGCAAACTGCCGAATATCGAAAAGATCATGAAAAATGGAACAAAAGCCAAATATGCCCGGACAATTTCCCCTTCGCTCACTGCCCCTTCGCATGCGGCAATTGCAACGGGTGCGACGCCGGATGACACAGGGTTTGTGAGCAATAAGTGGAAGGATACCGACCAAGAGCAACAAAATACTGATGCAGCGTTTGCGAGTGAACTGGGTGTGCCTGCTGTGTGGCAGGAGGCCCGCAAGCATGGCAAAACAACGGCGACCGTTGCGTTCGCGGGTGCAAATCCCAGGGCGGAAAAACAGGCCGATTACTCGATTTACTATGGGGAGACATGGGCTCCAAGCAATCTCGAGAGTTTGCGGTTCACACATGCTTCCGGCTGGAAAGGGGCTCCGGAAAGTGAAGTGCCGCTGAAAGAAGCCCAATTCACGATTTCTATTCAGGGGAAACGTGACCATGTTGTTCATGTTCTTGCTGCTGGAACATCCAGCAGTTACAATCGGTTCATTTTGTCAGAAGATAAGCAAGTGGATGAACAGGATGAAGTTGTCGAACGTCAAGAGTGGGGGGCACTTGCGCTTAAAGTCAAAACAGGAAAAAGCGCCGGCTTCTGGTTCAAGTTGAAACAGGCGGATAAAGAACTTAAGGGTGTGAAAATGTACCGGACAGCCGTGACTTCTGCCGTATATGACGGACCTGAAGATTTCGCACAAACCATTACAGGCAAATTCGGATTTTTCCCGGCTCAGGATGATTCAGAAGCACTGGAAAAGGGCTGGATCTCACGCTCGGAATACGAGGAGATCAGCTCCCGGTTTGTGACGTGGGTGACGGATGTCTCACTTTTCATCAAGGAAAGGTACCGTCCGGATTTACTCATGTTTTATGCTCCCCAAATCGATCATGAAGAACATCAATTTTTAATGGAGGATGAGCGGCAGCCGGATTACTCCAAGGCCAATGCCAGGAAAAATATGAAGTATATCGGATGGGCGTATAAACTGGCGGATGAAACAGCCGGCAAAACGTATGATTCCCTCGGTAAGGACGACCGGCTGCTGATTGTGTCCGATCACGGGATGGAGCCTGTGCATACCGCCGTTTATCCGAATAAAATCCTGAAGGATGCCGGGTTGCTCGCAGTTGATGAAAAGGGACGAATTGAGTATGAAAAGTCGAAAGCATACGTGATTACAAATGGCGGTGCTGCACATGTTTATGTGAAAAATGACAATGAACGGCTGAAAGAAAAAGTGCAGCGCCTATTTGCGGAAGTGAAGGTTAAACCGGGATATGGCACGCTGTCAGCCGCCAAAAAGAATGTATCGGATATGGAACTGAAACAGTCCGGTTTTGACTTCAGCCTTGGAACATTTAAGGGTTACGTAAAAAATGTGTTCGCGGCCATATCTGAAAATAAAGTCAACCCATTTGAAAAAGTGACAGAAATAGGTGCGCGTGAGTCTGTGAAGCATCCGCATGCCGGTGATTTGCTTCTTATAACGAAACCGGGCTTTGCGATGGAAGAAGGCCATAAAGACTTGGCATCTCCGGCAGCCGGACTTGGAACACACGGAGGAGACCCGGATCGGAAGAAGCTGCACGCTGTCTTTTTCGCAGCCGGAAAAGGGGTGGAAAAAGAAAGGACCATCGGCCCTGTTTCAACGCTCGATATCGCCCCGACAATCTATGAAATGCTCGCCATCCGGGTTCCTGAGTTTGTGGAAGGGAGTCCGATCCGTCAGGTAGTGGACCCTTAACCACCTGATTCGGCGTATAATGATCTGCTTAAATCGGGATAGGGACCATTTACCACAAGTCAGTAGATTACAGGCTGATCATAGGGACTTTGCTTCTTTCCTTCGTGAAAGAGCCGGTTTTCTGTCATAGACCGGCTCTTTTATTTGTTCACAGAATAGGAGGTTGTAATCGCGGGCCAGGATATATTCCTTTGAAATGGCCATTTTTAAAAAACATAGATTAGTGTACATGCGCTTCTGTCGCCGCATAACGGAGCATTTTCTATAAAGATACATTTTGCCGTTCGGCGGTGTTAAAAAAGATCCTGGATAAAGAGTAATTTATATTGTCCTCTGTATCACGGTTGGAGGTCACGTAAAAATCTAAATCTTAAAAAGCTTTACTATCCATGATTATCAGCCGATAAAATACGTGAGTCTGTTATTTACAGATATGGGTATTATTGTTGGTGAATACAGATGCAAATTTGTTTGGACATCTTAGAAGGAGGAATTTATTACGGGTTTATTATGTCATAGGACGTGTGTATTTTTATTGATTTTGATTACATTGAGAACTCGAACACAGGGGGCAGGCATCCATGGAGAAAACGCCATTTCTTAAACGGTTCTTCAGCAGAGGGTCAAGTTTACAAATGAAGTTAACCGTAACCATAGTTATATTATTATTTTTGATTATTTCACTACAATCAACAATCATCGGTGTTGCATCTCTTTTTTTGGAAAATACACTGGCAGTAAATTTTGCTTCAGCCTTAATCAGTATATTCCTCGGATCTTTCGGAGCTTATTTTGCCATTCGGTTTTTAATAAAGATACCTTTGCAGAGGCTTACTGGCCTGGCAGACGATCTGCTTAACAACAATTTCACAAACAGGGTAGAAATCCATACGAAAGATGAACTTGGACAGCTTGGAATGGTATTTAACGAACTTGCCGGCCAGATGCAGGAATTGATAACAAAGATTCTTGCTTCCAGCAGCGAGCTAAATGAGCAATCGGAACTGCTCGAGGCACATTCAAACGAGAGCAAAGCATCATCTTACCAAATCGCTGCCAGCGCCCAGCAAATGTCGGCAGGAAGTGAACAGAATGCAAGCCAAATAAAAAGTATTTTGGAGCAGTTTAATGAAATGGTCTCAGCATCACAGCAAATCGCTTCCAGTGTGGAGTCAGTCGATCATTCATCAACGAGAGTGATAGCTGCTGCACAAGAAGGTGATCATTCTATAAAAAGCACACTGGAGGAAGCAACACAAACCCAGGAACGGCTTAATGAAACGGTTGCCAGTGTCGAAAATCTATATCGGCAATCAGATGAAGTCAATACGATCGTGGATATGATTAAAGATATTGCCGGACAGACTAATTTGCTGGCATTGAATGCCGCCATTGAGGCTGCTCGTGCCGGTGAAGCGGGACAAGGTTTCAGCGTCGTCGCTGATGAAGTAAGAAAATTGGCGACCCAATCGAACGACTCTACTGAAAAAATCCAGATTCTGATTTCAGATATCCAAAAAGGCATCCAATCCATTGTGGATATGATTAAATTAAATGGAGATGAAATGAAAAAAGTTGTTGAATTTGTAAAACATACCGAATTGACAATTGAACAAACAAAAAGTTCGATGCTCGCTATCAAATCCGAAATTGAAGGCATCAACGCTTCTTCACAGGAGCTTGTTTCAAGTTCTGAAGAAATGGAAAAGTCGTTTGGAACGATTGCTGAAGTCATGGAAGAATCGAAGGCAGGCACTGAGGAAGTTGCTGCTTCGACTGAACAGCAAATATCTTCGATGGAACACCTCAATCAAATGAGCAAGTCCCTGCATCAGCTATCCAGGGATTTCAGCATTCTTGTTAAAGATATTGAAGTGTAAAAAGAGATAAAGCCCAACTCCGGTTATGGGGGAATTAAAAAATTTATGAATTCAAATTAAATTCACGGAAACTTTATGAATAACACCGTTTTTGCTATTTACAACAAATGACAGGGCATTTACTATTAGAGTGACATCAGGAGAAACGGGGATTGGGGATGAAAACAAGCAGCAAGATTGTTTTGGTTTTATCATTACTTTTTAATTTGGCCATTGTTAGCGGAGTTGGCGTTTATGTTAAAAATAACGGTTCAGCCGGTGTCCGGGCAACAATCAGCGAATTGCTGAATGGACAAGCAGAAATACATGCTCAGGCGGACAGTTATGTGCCGAACAGCCATCATCTCAACCGCAGCTCGACATTTGACATTATGCCGCCTGAAGAAAATGCGATCGTTTTTTTAGGGGACAGCATCACCCAGCGCAATGAGTGGGCAGAACTGTTCCAGCATAGCAGCATCAAAAACAGGGGCATCGACAGTGACCGCACGTATTCGATCGTTCACCGGCTGAATCCTGTCATCAAAGCAAAGCCGGATAAAGTTTTTATAATGGTGGGAATTAACGATTTAAGGGAAGGGCGGAAGGTTGCTGATATTACCGCAGACTATGACATGATTCTTTCCCGTTTGAATAATGGTACTCCAGATACTGAGATTTTCATCCAGAGTGTCCTCCCAGTGAACAACACGACATTTTATAAAAGGACGGACAACCGTTATGTAAGGGCACTGAATGTGGCATTGAATGACCTTTCAGATAAATACTCAGCCGTCTTTATCAACTTATATCCGCAGTTTTTAGCGCCGTCGGGAAAAGAATTGAATCCAGATTTTACGTATGATGGACTTCACCTGAATGGAGAAGGGTACCTTTTGTGGAAACACATGATTGAAGAGTATGTTACTGACGAACGAACGGCCGGGTAGCACCCGGCCGTTCGTTTTTACACATCAATTAAGGAGTTTCAGCAGCACGGTGATCACGGCGGAAATGCCCAGGAACCCATACATGAAGTATCCGATGATCCGGATTCCGAGCGGCAAGGATTTCATGGCAGGGCGGGAAGAGGGATAGCCTTCAATCTTCGTCAAATGGCCGGTGGCATCATTGAAAGAGTTTTTTTGGCCCATTAGTTATGCACCCCTTCTATGTAAAATACTGTTAACTTATTATATCATGCCAAAGCCAGGATTGGTTATGTGACCTTTTCAGCAGGGTGAAGCCATTATAAAAAATGAAAAACAAACTTTTTTCATTTTTCCGTGTCTGCCCGTTTACATTTTTCCAATAATGCCATATACTACGCAGTAGATACTCTTTATTTCACCAAAAGGGAGGTATGTGTTATGGAAATTGCAGAGATG contains:
- a CDS encoding alkaline phosphatase family protein translates to MEQLRLLYIMLSSFLITFFFAAAAHAETNGTVTVLSFDGMRDDLVDRYVSDGKLPNIEKIMKNGTKAKYARTISPSLTAPSHAAIATGATPDDTGFVSNKWKDTDQEQQNTDAAFASELGVPAVWQEARKHGKTTATVAFAGANPRAEKQADYSIYYGETWAPSNLESLRFTHASGWKGAPESEVPLKEAQFTISIQGKRDHVVHVLAAGTSSSYNRFILSEDKQVDEQDEVVERQEWGALALKVKTGKSAGFWFKLKQADKELKGVKMYRTAVTSAVYDGPEDFAQTITGKFGFFPAQDDSEALEKGWISRSEYEEISSRFVTWVTDVSLFIKERYRPDLLMFYAPQIDHEEHQFLMEDERQPDYSKANARKNMKYIGWAYKLADETAGKTYDSLGKDDRLLIVSDHGMEPVHTAVYPNKILKDAGLLAVDEKGRIEYEKSKAYVITNGGAAHVYVKNDNERLKEKVQRLFAEVKVKPGYGTLSAAKKNVSDMELKQSGFDFSLGTFKGYVKNVFAAISENKVNPFEKVTEIGARESVKHPHAGDLLLITKPGFAMEEGHKDLASPAAGLGTHGGDPDRKKLHAVFFAAGKGVEKERTIGPVSTLDIAPTIYEMLAIRVPEFVEGSPIRQVVDP
- a CDS encoding methyl-accepting chemotaxis protein — translated: MSAGSEQNASQIKSILEQFNEMVSASQQIASSVESVDHSSTRVIAAAQEGDHSIKSTLEEATQTQERLNETVASVENLYRQSDEVNTIVDMIKDIAGQTNLLALNAAIEAARAGEAGQGFSVVADEVRKLATQSNDSTEKIQILISDIQKGIQSIVDMIKLNGDEMKKVVEFVKHTELTIEQTKSSMLAIKSEIEGINASSQELVSSSEEMEKSFGTIAEVMEESKAGTEEVAASTEQQISSMEHLNQMSKSLHQLSRDFSILVKDIEV
- a CDS encoding GDSL-type esterase/lipase family protein → MKTSSKIVLVLSLLFNLAIVSGVGVYVKNNGSAGVRATISELLNGQAEIHAQADSYVPNSHHLNRSSTFDIMPPEENAIVFLGDSITQRNEWAELFQHSSIKNRGIDSDRTYSIVHRLNPVIKAKPDKVFIMVGINDLREGRKVADITADYDMILSRLNNGTPDTEIFIQSVLPVNNTTFYKRTDNRYVRALNVALNDLSDKYSAVFINLYPQFLAPSGKELNPDFTYDGLHLNGEGYLLWKHMIEEYVTDERTAG